A genomic region of Trichothermofontia sichuanensis B231 contains the following coding sequences:
- the cobU gene encoding bifunctional adenosylcobinamide kinase/adenosylcobinamide-phosphate guanylyltransferase, whose protein sequence is MALQRNVHLTLVLGPARSGKSEWAEALAQRSGQPVTYIATAIVTADDPDWQARIQQHRRRRPPDWRIQEVPIELAQAIAQAPANTCLLVDSLGTWLANLLTQGGESWEDSESQLLSSLEAAHAHVILVAEEVGWGVIPAYPQGRQFRDRLGHLVRQVGAIAGCVYLVTGGYALNLSQLGVAIPHPLAPPGKPFDSVK, encoded by the coding sequence ATGGCTTTACAGCGAAACGTTCACCTGACGCTGGTGCTGGGACCTGCTCGTTCTGGGAAAAGTGAATGGGCGGAGGCCCTCGCCCAACGATCGGGCCAGCCTGTCACCTATATCGCGACAGCGATCGTCACTGCCGATGATCCAGACTGGCAAGCCCGGATCCAGCAACACCGGCGCCGTCGCCCGCCTGATTGGCGCATCCAGGAGGTCCCTATTGAGCTGGCCCAGGCGATCGCCCAAGCACCGGCTAATACCTGTTTACTGGTGGATTCCCTTGGAACTTGGTTAGCCAATTTATTAACTCAAGGTGGAGAAAGTTGGGAAGACTCAGAATCCCAGCTATTATCGAGTCTAGAGGCGGCACACGCTCACGTCATTTTAGTGGCGGAAGAGGTGGGTTGGGGGGTGATACCGGCCTATCCCCAGGGACGGCAATTTCGCGATCGGCTGGGGCATCTGGTGCGTCAAGTAGGTGCGATCGCGGGCTGTGTTTACCTGGTGACGGGCGGCTATGCCCTGAATTTGTCCCAACTAGGGGTAGCCATCCCACACCCTTTGGCCCCACCAGGGAAGCCATTCGATTCGGTAAAATAA
- a CDS encoding Arm DNA-binding domain-containing protein yields MRWQAFYSVTEVNDTPDNRAIATRRLNAMLADIELGQFDPTLERYKPARHLAVVNTPASVITLADVWSQYLAFKTPTVSPSTLASTFGNVTRKLKTRFFWDFGVSSISSYK; encoded by the coding sequence GTGCGGTGGCAAGCGTTCTATTCTGTCACTGAGGTTAATGACACACCAGATAATCGAGCGATCGCTACTAGGCGATTGAATGCCATGCTGGCAGACATCGAACTGGGTCAGTTTGACCCTACTCTGGAGCGATATAAGCCAGCTAGGCACCTAGCTGTAGTCAATACACCAGCTAGCGTCATCACGCTGGCAGACGTCTGGTCTCAATATCTTGCCTTCAAGACGCCTACGGTATCTCCTAGCACGCTTGCTAGCACTTTTGGTAACGTAACCCGCAAACTGAAAACTAGGTTCTTCTGGGATTTTGGGGTAAGCAGTATCAGCAGCTACAAATAA
- a CDS encoding CAAD domain-containing protein — translation MNPEMTEGVGTDTAKKQVDVSVEEPGTLAKPSAPGSKGLWQQFLDQGKAIGAQFNAILSELPKYVGEFFGEYRRPIATIALILTAIIAVKVTLAVLDALNDLPLLAPTFELIGIGYTAWFTWRYLVRASDREELQREINNLKDQILGIGNNLSQ, via the coding sequence ATGAATCCTGAGATGACCGAAGGTGTCGGCACTGACACCGCCAAAAAGCAAGTAGACGTGAGTGTTGAGGAGCCAGGAACATTGGCTAAACCATCCGCTCCTGGGAGCAAAGGCCTGTGGCAGCAATTTCTGGATCAGGGGAAGGCGATCGGGGCTCAGTTTAATGCGATCCTGTCGGAGCTGCCTAAGTACGTGGGTGAATTCTTTGGGGAGTATCGGCGACCGATCGCCACGATCGCCCTGATTCTGACGGCGATTATTGCGGTGAAGGTCACGCTAGCCGTCCTGGATGCACTGAACGATCTGCCCTTACTGGCCCCGACGTTTGAGCTAATCGGGATTGGCTATACGGCCTGGTTTACCTGGCGCTACTTGGTCCGGGCCAGCGACCGGGAGGAGCTACAGCGGGAAATCAATAACCTGAAGGACCAGATCCTTGGGATTGGTAATAACCTTTCTCAGTAA
- a CDS encoding DUF928 domain-containing protein: MLTLSLLTSLLVLVNTPLASQAQRGVPGRRVPGGTRGETEQLCFPDMPRYFVPLLPASNRSLTTAAQPTLFWYHSATAAPKANLRVVTIDAQGKRLSTSPYQVEFTPNRQRGIQHFRLPTEDLRLPPLAIGQTYQWQLTFQCDPQDMERRLTISGQIQRVADTPPLAPAPLMSQVQQAAQAGRWVDAFETLLTASCPEPRDPSILSGWTALLNQADLPEIAASPVVQCSP, translated from the coding sequence ATGCTGACGCTATCACTGCTGACGAGCCTACTAGTCCTCGTAAATACCCCCCTGGCCAGCCAAGCTCAGAGGGGGGTACCCGGACGGCGGGTACCCGGGGGCACACGGGGAGAGACTGAACAACTGTGCTTCCCAGACATGCCTCGCTATTTTGTCCCCTTGCTGCCAGCGAGTAATCGCAGCCTGACCACAGCCGCCCAACCAACTCTTTTCTGGTACCACTCGGCTACCGCAGCCCCTAAGGCCAACCTACGAGTTGTGACGATCGATGCTCAGGGTAAACGCCTATCCACCAGTCCCTATCAAGTTGAATTCACGCCGAACCGCCAGAGGGGTATCCAGCATTTTCGCCTGCCCACTGAGGACCTCCGCCTGCCGCCCCTCGCGATCGGTCAAACCTATCAATGGCAACTGACGTTTCAGTGTGATCCCCAGGATATGGAACGTCGCCTCACCATCAGTGGCCAAATCCAACGGGTGGCTGACACACCTCCACTGGCACCTGCTCCGCTGATGAGCCAGGTGCAGCAGGCAGCCCAGGCAGGACGCTGGGTAGACGCCTTTGAGACCTTGCTCACCGCCAGTTGTCCAGAGCCACGCGACCCATCGATCCTATCTGGCTGGACAGCCCTATTAAATCAGGCTGATCTGCCTGAAATTGCCGCTTCTCCTGTCGTCCAATGTAGTCCTTGA
- a CDS encoding ABC transporter permease has protein sequence MSSSVPSSPASAAPVSTASATQTAMPSMPQHLPGVFSGAFLQETTALTRRLFIQLRRRPATLIAGVIQPLMWLILFGALFQNVPAGLFGESQNYGQFLGAGIIVFTAFGGALNAGLPVMFDREFGFLNRLLVAPLASRFSIVLASAIFITTLSLIQTAAIIATGVLLGTSLPGPLGLGLVALVVTLLVLAVTALSLGLAFSLPGHIELLAVIFVTNLPLLFASTALVPLSFMPSWLQWVATLNPLSYAIEPIRYVYLHPDWRLGSVVMHAPFADITLGAALLVLVAVSTIAVTVIQPVLRRSLA, from the coding sequence ATGAGTTCCAGTGTACCTTCTTCTCCGGCATCAGCTGCTCCGGTATCCACGGCATCGGCAACCCAGACGGCCATGCCATCGATGCCGCAACACCTGCCAGGTGTTTTTTCTGGCGCGTTCTTGCAGGAAACGACAGCCCTGACGCGGCGGTTGTTTATCCAATTGCGGCGGCGACCCGCTACCCTGATTGCGGGGGTGATTCAACCGCTCATGTGGTTGATCCTGTTCGGGGCGTTATTTCAGAATGTCCCCGCCGGCTTGTTTGGTGAAAGCCAGAACTATGGCCAGTTTCTAGGGGCAGGTATTATCGTGTTTACGGCCTTTGGCGGTGCCCTGAATGCAGGGCTACCCGTCATGTTCGATCGCGAATTTGGATTCCTCAATCGGCTGCTGGTTGCCCCCTTGGCTTCGCGATTTTCGATCGTCTTGGCTTCCGCCATCTTTATTACCACCCTCAGTTTGATTCAAACGGCGGCGATTATCGCTACAGGCGTCCTCCTAGGGACGAGCTTACCCGGTCCCTTGGGGCTGGGGTTAGTGGCGCTGGTTGTGACGCTCTTGGTCTTGGCAGTCACAGCGCTGAGTTTGGGGTTGGCTTTTTCCCTACCGGGTCATATTGAATTGCTGGCGGTGATTTTCGTGACCAATTTGCCGCTCCTGTTTGCCAGCACGGCCCTGGTACCCCTGTCTTTTATGCCGTCCTGGTTGCAGTGGGTGGCGACGTTGAATCCCCTGAGCTATGCGATCGAACCCATTCGCTATGTCTATCTCCATCCCGATTGGCGCTTAGGCAGTGTGGTCATGCACGCTCCTTTTGCCGACATTACCCTGGGGGCTGCTCTACTAGTGTTGGTTGCCGTTAGCACGATCGCTGTCACCGTGATTCAACCTGTCCTGCGGCGGAGTTTAGCCTAG
- a CDS encoding ABC transporter ATP-binding protein gives MTAAVLIEKLQKRYGDVVAVKDVSLQIEPGQIFGLLGPNGAGKTTTLRCLCTLTQPNAGHLEVAGISVTDSPKAVRQQLGYVAQEVALDKMLTGRELLELQAALYHLPPAVIPDRINQVLDLLGITDWADRKTGTYSGGIRKRLDLAAGLLHQPQVLVLDEPTVGLDIESRVAIWEFLRQLRSQGITILLTSHYLEEVDALADRVAIIDQGTVIACGTPGELKNQVGGDRITLRLREFTDPDEATAAKTVLQALPFVQDVIINRAQGNSLNLVVTPQDDALSLVQAALQAAQLPVFGIAQSRPSLDDVYLAATGRTLLDAELAALDSQGGGKGKVKTQ, from the coding sequence ATGACCGCTGCTGTGCTCATTGAAAAACTGCAAAAGCGGTACGGGGACGTGGTAGCTGTGAAAGATGTGTCCCTCCAAATTGAGCCGGGACAGATCTTTGGCTTACTAGGTCCCAATGGGGCTGGTAAAACCACGACCCTGCGCTGTTTATGTACCCTCACCCAACCTAATGCGGGTCACTTAGAAGTGGCAGGCATTTCCGTCACGGACTCGCCTAAAGCCGTGCGGCAACAGTTAGGTTATGTGGCGCAGGAGGTTGCCCTCGATAAAATGCTGACGGGGCGAGAGTTGCTGGAGTTACAAGCTGCTCTGTACCACCTCCCCCCTGCCGTTATTCCTGATCGCATTAACCAGGTCCTTGACTTACTGGGCATCACGGATTGGGCCGATCGTAAAACCGGGACCTACTCCGGCGGTATTCGCAAACGTCTGGATCTAGCCGCAGGACTCCTCCATCAGCCCCAGGTGCTGGTGCTCGACGAACCCACAGTGGGTCTGGATATTGAAAGTCGGGTGGCAATTTGGGAGTTTCTGCGCCAACTGCGATCGCAGGGGATCACCATTCTCCTAACCAGCCATTACCTGGAGGAAGTTGATGCCCTCGCTGATCGGGTAGCCATTATCGATCAGGGGACAGTCATTGCCTGTGGGACACCCGGTGAGTTAAAGAACCAGGTGGGGGGCGATCGTATTACTCTGCGCTTGCGCGAGTTTACCGATCCTGACGAGGCCACTGCTGCAAAGACGGTACTGCAAGCCTTACCCTTTGTCCAGGATGTCATTATCAACCGTGCCCAAGGGAATTCCCTGAATTTGGTTGTAACCCCGCAGGACGATGCCCTGAGTCTGGTCCAGGCGGCCCTACAAGCGGCCCAACTGCCGGTATTTGGGATTGCCCAGTCCCGTCCCAGCCTGGATGATGTATACCTGGCGGCGACGGGGCGGACGCTGCTGGATGCGGAGCTGGCTGCCCTAGATAGCCAGGGTGGGGGCAAAGGCAAGGTCAAGACGCAGTAG
- a CDS encoding sigma-70 family RNA polymerase sigma factor: MPKNSQSQSQSTPMSEVDDIRTYLREIGRVPLLSPEQEVILGKQVQAMMSLLDKSSPTPEEKRIIDRGQRAKDKMVQANLRLVVAVAKKYQRRGLELLDLIQEGNLGLSRAVEKFDPMKGYRFSTYAYWWIRQAMTRAIAQDSRTIRLPVHITEKLNKVKSATQTLTQELGRKPTLPELAAALEVSQKDLEGLMTHQRRSIPISLDLRVGADQDTELGDLLESDQASPAEVMDFRLMQEQVSVLLETLTEREREVVIARFGLHDGKRRSLADIGGHLHLSRERVRQLERSALNKLRRQLPNPEQVRLGLAG, translated from the coding sequence ATGCCCAAAAATTCCCAATCCCAATCCCAATCTACTCCCATGTCTGAAGTCGACGATATTAGAACCTATCTGCGCGAGATTGGCCGTGTGCCCCTCCTTAGCCCAGAACAAGAAGTCATTCTGGGCAAGCAAGTCCAGGCAATGATGTCCCTACTGGACAAAAGTAGTCCGACACCGGAAGAAAAACGCATCATCGATCGTGGCCAGCGAGCTAAAGACAAAATGGTCCAAGCGAATCTGCGCTTGGTCGTAGCGGTGGCCAAGAAGTACCAACGGCGCGGCCTAGAGTTGCTAGATCTCATTCAAGAGGGCAACTTGGGCCTCAGCCGTGCTGTCGAGAAATTTGATCCGATGAAGGGCTATCGGTTTTCAACCTACGCCTACTGGTGGATTCGTCAGGCGATGACCCGGGCAATCGCTCAGGATTCACGCACCATTCGTCTCCCTGTCCATATCACCGAAAAACTCAACAAAGTAAAAAGTGCTACCCAAACCCTGACACAGGAACTGGGGCGCAAACCAACCCTCCCCGAATTGGCCGCCGCCTTAGAAGTTAGCCAGAAAGACCTGGAAGGTCTGATGACCCACCAGCGTCGATCTATCCCCATCTCGCTGGATCTGCGGGTAGGGGCTGATCAGGATACGGAATTGGGCGATTTGCTTGAATCCGACCAAGCGTCACCCGCTGAAGTAATGGATTTCAGGTTAATGCAGGAGCAGGTCTCTGTCCTGCTGGAAACCCTCACAGAGCGAGAACGCGAAGTCGTCATTGCTCGCTTCGGTCTGCACGATGGTAAACGCCGCTCTTTGGCTGACATTGGTGGACATCTCCACCTGTCGCGTGAGCGAGTACGCCAACTCGAACGCAGTGCTCTCAACAAGCTCCGACGGCAACTTCCCAACCCCGAACAAGTTCGTCTTGGACTTGCGGGCTAA
- a CDS encoding phasin family protein: protein MDSNNLLKQLLMIGIGTTSLVAEKIREVSEEWVKTGRLDPEQARTFVDDFMNQFKSEQGNLESQMQRLLKNTLQDIGVANQSEVNELRGRIDRLERQVRDLENRLWK from the coding sequence ATGGATAGCAACAACCTACTCAAACAATTGCTGATGATTGGGATTGGCACGACTTCACTGGTGGCGGAAAAAATTCGGGAGGTGAGTGAGGAGTGGGTCAAAACGGGACGGCTTGACCCAGAGCAAGCCAGGACGTTTGTGGATGACTTTATGAACCAATTTAAGTCGGAGCAGGGGAATCTGGAAAGCCAAATGCAACGGTTATTAAAAAATACACTCCAGGATATTGGGGTGGCTAATCAGTCAGAAGTCAATGAGTTGCGGGGACGGATCGATCGCTTAGAACGTCAGGTCCGGGATCTGGAAAATCGTTTGTGGAAGTAG
- the pyrH gene encoding UMP kinase: protein MKEHKDRMAAYQRILLKLSGEALMGDLAYGIDPDIVQAIAQEIAEVVQSGIQVAIVVGGGNIFRGVKGSAAGMERATADYVGMLATVMNAITLQDALERAGVPTRVLTAIEMKEVAEPYIRRRAIRHLEKSRVVIFGAGSGNPFFTTDTTAALRAAEINAQVLFKATKVDGVYDSDPRTNPQAKRYQTLTYGHVLTQDLRVMDGTAIALCKDNNIPIVVFDLAVRGNIRRAAMGEPIGTTVGGFCEVS, encoded by the coding sequence ATGAAGGAGCACAAAGATCGCATGGCAGCCTATCAGCGCATTTTACTTAAACTCAGTGGTGAGGCCCTAATGGGGGACCTTGCCTATGGTATTGATCCGGATATTGTCCAGGCGATCGCGCAGGAAATTGCCGAGGTCGTACAAAGCGGCATCCAGGTGGCGATCGTGGTAGGGGGGGGTAACATTTTCCGTGGCGTGAAGGGTTCCGCAGCCGGGATGGAGCGGGCCACGGCAGACTATGTGGGAATGCTGGCCACCGTGATGAATGCGATTACCCTGCAAGATGCCCTGGAACGGGCCGGCGTACCCACACGGGTGCTGACGGCGATCGAAATGAAGGAGGTGGCGGAACCCTATATCCGGCGGCGGGCGATTCGCCATTTGGAAAAATCGCGGGTCGTGATCTTTGGAGCGGGTTCGGGTAACCCGTTTTTTACGACCGATACGACGGCAGCGCTGCGGGCAGCAGAAATTAACGCGCAAGTGCTGTTTAAGGCAACCAAGGTGGATGGGGTGTATGATTCCGATCCTCGGACGAATCCCCAGGCCAAGCGGTACCAAACCCTCACCTATGGTCATGTGTTAACCCAAGACTTACGGGTCATGGATGGGACCGCGATCGCTTTGTGCAAAGATAACAACATCCCCATTGTGGTATTTGACCTAGCCGTGCGCGGCAACATTCGTCGAGCGGCAATGGGTGAACCGATTGGAACGACTGTGGGAGGTTTCTGTGAAGTTAGCTGA
- a CDS encoding carbohydrate ABC transporter permease has protein sequence MSDRTSLRTKLRTKAQTIGTYVLLVAIAFVMLLPLLWLISTSLKSPTEDIFQFPPRFLPERPTWQNFQTVWQSHPFGRYLFNSTLVAVLTVGLNLLFCSLAAYPLARLQFRGRDVIFTIIVATILIPFQIVMIPLYVLAVRLGLRNTYLGLIFPAIASAFGIFLLRQAFQGVPKELEEAGRMDGCTELGLWWHVMLPAIRPALVTLAIFVFIGAWSDFLWPLIVLDRPELYTLPLGVATLASAFSLDWRLIAAGSVIAIAPILLLFLVMQRYILPTDAGSGLKG, from the coding sequence GTGAGCGATCGCACTTCGTTACGGACCAAGTTACGGACCAAGGCTCAGACGATTGGGACTTATGTGCTGCTGGTGGCGATCGCCTTCGTCATGTTACTGCCGCTGTTGTGGTTGATCAGTACGTCGCTCAAGTCGCCGACGGAAGATATTTTTCAATTTCCGCCCCGATTCCTACCGGAACGCCCGACTTGGCAAAATTTTCAAACGGTTTGGCAGAGCCATCCCTTTGGCCGGTACTTGTTTAACAGTACCCTGGTGGCCGTGCTCACCGTAGGTTTGAATCTGCTGTTTTGTTCCCTGGCGGCTTATCCACTAGCGCGGTTGCAGTTTCGGGGCCGGGATGTCATTTTTACGATCATCGTTGCCACAATTTTAATTCCCTTCCAGATTGTGATGATCCCCCTCTACGTGTTGGCAGTACGGCTAGGGTTGCGCAATACCTATCTGGGGTTGATTTTCCCAGCGATCGCGTCCGCCTTTGGCATTTTTCTCCTGCGGCAGGCATTCCAGGGGGTGCCCAAGGAACTGGAGGAAGCAGGGCGTATGGATGGTTGTACGGAACTGGGTCTTTGGTGGCACGTGATGCTACCCGCCATTCGACCGGCCCTGGTCACCCTGGCCATTTTCGTGTTCATTGGCGCCTGGAGTGATTTTCTGTGGCCTTTGATTGTGCTCGATCGCCCGGAACTCTATACCTTGCCGCTGGGGGTTGCGACCCTTGCCAGTGCCTTTTCCCTGGACTGGCGGTTAATTGCGGCAGGCTCGGTGATCGCGATCGCGCCCATTCTGCTCCTATTTTTGGTGATGCAGCGCTATATTCTGCCCACGGATGCGGGATCGGGTTTAAAAGGTTAA
- a CDS encoding DUF928 domain-containing protein, which produces MCTQHTYRQLVLAGLGAALLTIAIGLPAYARKLPGRRVVAGTRGECLIAQAGQQASLPLLTLVPASHLSLTTRPYPEFFWFNPQLLGQTVVFQLHAVDHNLNTQRLLYEKPVMIGNRVGIHSLQLPNDGSVPPLQVGQLYRWSVTPQCYNEAERNLVWRVMGWVEPIAAPGTAESGTLEQQALAAAQADRWLDAFSLLKQATCEALPSRQSAVTDSWWHHLDQLDLEQTQIDLPRFKQQAIANLNLLCE; this is translated from the coding sequence ATGTGTACTCAACACACCTATCGACAATTAGTTCTGGCTGGACTAGGCGCAGCTTTGCTGACAATAGCTATCGGCCTACCGGCATACGCCCGTAAGTTGCCCGGACGGCGGGTAGTTGCAGGGACACGGGGCGAGTGTTTGATCGCTCAAGCAGGGCAGCAGGCTTCCCTACCCTTGTTGACGTTGGTACCAGCAAGTCATCTCAGTTTAACGACGCGACCCTACCCTGAGTTTTTCTGGTTTAATCCTCAACTGTTGGGCCAAACGGTTGTCTTTCAATTACACGCAGTTGATCACAACCTGAATACGCAAAGGCTTCTCTATGAAAAGCCAGTCATGATTGGCAATCGGGTCGGCATTCATAGTCTCCAACTACCGAATGATGGTAGCGTTCCGCCTTTGCAGGTGGGCCAGCTTTATCGGTGGTCGGTGACGCCCCAGTGTTACAACGAGGCTGAACGGAACCTGGTGTGGCGGGTGATGGGTTGGGTAGAGCCGATCGCTGCCCCTGGAACCGCTGAATCTGGCACGCTTGAACAGCAAGCCCTGGCAGCGGCGCAGGCCGATCGCTGGTTAGACGCCTTTAGTTTGTTGAAGCAAGCCACCTGTGAGGCACTGCCCAGCCGCCAATCGGCGGTGACCGATAGCTGGTGGCATCACCTTGATCAGTTAGATCTGGAGCAAACGCAAATTGATCTACCCCGATTCAAGCAACAGGCGATCGCGAATCTCAATTTGCTCTGTGAGTAG
- a CDS encoding FKBP-type peptidyl-prolyl cis-trans isomerase: protein MREILISIGVMVICCVVLITAQLVGDRKSAMADPAPNSPLPTATISTPVTSDGSADAALTIAQASKEATAVNPSETVSPSGDEPVTAANPEANAIVTLPSGLQYEDLRVGDGPSPQPGDRVTVHYTGTLTNGKQFDSSRDRGRPFQFTIGVGQVIKGWDEGVASMKVGGRRKLIIPSELGYGSRGAGGVIPPDATLVFDIELLAVN, encoded by the coding sequence GTGCGCGAAATTTTGATCAGTATTGGCGTGATGGTGATCTGTTGTGTGGTGCTGATTACCGCTCAACTGGTGGGCGATCGCAAATCTGCGATGGCTGATCCGGCTCCCAACTCCCCTTTGCCAACGGCCACGATCAGTACCCCAGTGACTTCAGATGGGTCGGCAGATGCGGCGTTGACGATCGCACAAGCCTCCAAAGAGGCCACGGCTGTCAATCCCTCTGAAACTGTCAGCCCTTCTGGAGATGAACCGGTGACTGCGGCGAATCCGGAGGCGAATGCGATCGTAACTCTGCCCTCTGGCCTCCAGTATGAAGATCTACGAGTAGGCGATGGCCCCAGCCCGCAACCGGGCGATCGGGTCACCGTGCACTATACGGGTACCCTTACCAATGGCAAGCAATTTGATAGTTCCCGCGATCGGGGGCGTCCCTTTCAATTCACGATTGGCGTCGGTCAGGTGATTAAGGGTTGGGATGAAGGCGTCGCCAGTATGAAAGTGGGGGGTCGCCGTAAGTTGATTATCCCCTCTGAGTTGGGCTATGGTTCCCGTGGGGCTGGGGGGGTGATTCCGCCGGATGCTACGCTCGTTTTTGATATTGAACTGCTGGCTGTAAACTAG
- a CDS encoding YtxH domain-containing protein, which translates to MSNKSAGPFLGGLLLGAAIGTITGLLLAPRPGRETRQFLKKSADALPELAEDLSSSVQLHADRLSERAMRNWDSTLNRLREAIAAGIEASRQEQEAIAQLEAERESAASQAR; encoded by the coding sequence ATGTCCAACAAGAGTGCTGGCCCCTTCCTAGGGGGCTTGCTCCTGGGGGCAGCGATCGGGACGATAACGGGGTTGCTGCTGGCTCCCCGCCCAGGCCGAGAAACCCGGCAGTTTCTAAAAAAATCAGCCGATGCCCTGCCCGAACTGGCAGAAGATCTCTCCAGTAGCGTCCAACTCCATGCTGACCGGCTCTCGGAAAGGGCCATGCGGAACTGGGATAGTACCCTTAACCGCCTACGGGAGGCGATCGCGGCAGGGATTGAGGCCAGTCGTCAGGAGCAGGAGGCCATCGCCCAACTTGAAGCTGAGCGGGAATCGGCGGCTTCACAAGCGCGTTAA
- the gloA gene encoding lactoylglutathione lyase translates to MRLLHTMLRVGNLEKSLQFYCDVLGMKLLRRQDYPGGEFTLAFVGYGDEANHTVLELTYNWGVDHYDLGNAYGHIAIGVEDIYATCDEIRAKGGQVVREPGPMKHGSTVIAFVTDPDGYKVELIQMATPNTRSESAASIPALSAS, encoded by the coding sequence ATGCGATTACTCCACACCATGTTGCGGGTAGGCAATCTGGAAAAATCCCTTCAGTTTTACTGCGACGTCCTCGGCATGAAACTGCTCCGCCGCCAAGACTATCCAGGGGGCGAATTTACCCTAGCCTTTGTAGGCTACGGCGATGAAGCCAACCACACCGTTCTGGAACTGACCTATAACTGGGGCGTCGATCACTATGATCTAGGGAATGCCTATGGCCACATTGCGATCGGCGTTGAAGACATCTACGCCACCTGTGACGAGATTCGGGCCAAAGGGGGGCAGGTCGTCCGTGAACCCGGCCCAATGAAGCACGGCTCCACTGTGATTGCCTTTGTCACCGATCCCGATGGCTACAAAGTGGAGCTGATCCAAATGGCCACCCCCAATACCCGTTCAGAATCTGCCGCCTCCATACCCGCCCTCAGTGCCAGCTAG
- the lpxA gene encoding acyl-ACP--UDP-N-acetylglucosamine O-acyltransferase produces MAIHATAVIETGAQLGEGVTIGPFSYIDRQVVIGDRTVIGPQVTILAYTTIDTDCQIHAGAVLGGLPQDLAFQQQPSYVHIGAHCVIREGVTIHRGTQPESVTQIGDRCLLMANSHLAHNVQLGEQVIIANNALLAGYVQVGDRAFISGNCLVHQFVRIGRLAMLSGGAAVQQDVPPFCMTTSLSTNTVMGLNVVGLRRAGLSQEERQTLKRAFRVLYQSNLNVSQALDRLEQDFDSPLVTELCQFVRASKRGICHFIRPNRL; encoded by the coding sequence ATGGCAATTCATGCCACCGCAGTGATTGAGACAGGTGCCCAGTTAGGGGAAGGCGTGACGATCGGTCCCTTTAGTTATATCGATCGCCAAGTTGTGATTGGCGATCGCACCGTTATTGGTCCCCAGGTGACGATTTTGGCCTATACCACCATCGATACAGACTGCCAGATCCATGCTGGAGCCGTTCTGGGCGGTCTGCCTCAAGATCTTGCCTTCCAGCAACAGCCCAGTTATGTGCACATCGGTGCCCACTGTGTTATCCGAGAAGGCGTGACCATCCATCGGGGCACCCAACCGGAAAGCGTGACCCAAATCGGCGATCGCTGCCTGCTCATGGCCAATAGCCACCTAGCCCACAATGTCCAACTGGGGGAACAGGTGATCATCGCCAACAATGCGCTGCTGGCGGGGTATGTGCAGGTTGGCGATCGGGCCTTTATCAGCGGCAATTGTTTGGTTCACCAGTTTGTACGCATTGGCCGCTTGGCCATGTTATCGGGAGGGGCAGCCGTACAACAGGATGTCCCCCCCTTTTGTATGACCACCAGCCTGAGCACGAATACAGTAATGGGGCTGAACGTGGTGGGGTTACGGCGGGCCGGTTTGAGCCAGGAAGAGCGCCAAACCCTGAAACGGGCTTTTCGAGTCCTGTATCAGAGCAATTTGAATGTGTCACAGGCCCTCGATCGTCTGGAGCAAGACTTCGACTCCCCCCTTGTCACTGAACTGTGTCAATTTGTGCGGGCATCCAAACGGGGAATTTGCCATTTTATCCGGCCCAATCGTCTCTGA